In the genome of Hymenobacter cellulosivorans, one region contains:
- a CDS encoding OmpA family protein: protein MHQNLLEEVETYFTGNTVSQTSVVVGESEEGVRKALGKITPLVLSSFMGRAERPGGPEALWTLTHEAAESGVLPDLLTADTLQRRSDLMRALLGEAYGATVARIATATAIKAPSVETLLAIAAQAVLHRLASYATQHDMNPEELFSFLKNQRAQVLEAMVPGSSARSVAVEPAAGRPARPEAVAGVLTESGGMWASVGGGHTYSAPPAPAPESATPTSRWAWVLAVVILGAGAEYFVMHNQVDGAPKVSPATLGLTSATAAPTPNTATAGAELTAPATPGGYYDASLDTYVYDPGRPVTLTMVDGTSQTVGVNSTENRLYTFLANPALQVDPVNRTKGWINFDRVNFDAKKATLSDESRQQLRNVASILKSFPGARAKIGGYTDSTGTVLANLKISQDRANAAVAELVTMGIPLSRLEAKGYGGKHGVASNVTPVGRALNRRISIRVTQK, encoded by the coding sequence ATGCATCAGAACCTACTGGAAGAAGTCGAAACGTACTTTACGGGCAATACCGTAAGCCAGACCAGTGTAGTGGTGGGCGAGAGTGAGGAGGGAGTTCGGAAGGCTTTAGGCAAAATTACCCCGCTTGTTCTCAGTAGTTTCATGGGCCGTGCTGAGCGGCCTGGTGGCCCGGAAGCCCTCTGGACCCTAACCCACGAAGCCGCCGAATCGGGCGTGCTACCCGACTTGCTCACGGCCGATACCCTACAGCGCCGCTCCGACCTGATGCGGGCCCTGCTCGGCGAAGCCTACGGGGCTACCGTGGCCCGTATTGCTACGGCTACGGCCATCAAAGCGCCGTCGGTAGAAACCCTGCTGGCCATTGCGGCCCAGGCCGTGCTACACCGGCTAGCCAGCTACGCAACCCAGCACGACATGAACCCCGAGGAGCTGTTCAGTTTTCTGAAAAACCAGCGGGCTCAGGTACTCGAAGCTATGGTGCCGGGCAGTTCCGCGAGGTCCGTAGCTGTGGAGCCGGCAGCCGGGCGGCCGGCCAGGCCCGAAGCTGTAGCGGGTGTTCTTACCGAGTCGGGCGGCATGTGGGCTTCGGTTGGCGGGGGCCATACCTACAGCGCACCGCCGGCGCCAGCGCCGGAATCAGCCACGCCAACTTCCCGCTGGGCCTGGGTGCTGGCTGTGGTAATCCTGGGAGCGGGAGCCGAGTACTTCGTGATGCACAACCAGGTGGACGGCGCTCCGAAGGTGAGCCCGGCAACCCTGGGGCTGACCAGCGCCACGGCGGCTCCCACACCGAATACAGCCACGGCCGGCGCAGAGCTGACTGCTCCAGCTACGCCCGGCGGCTACTACGACGCATCCCTCGACACCTACGTGTACGACCCGGGCCGGCCCGTGACGCTAACTATGGTGGATGGAACCAGCCAAACCGTGGGCGTGAACTCCACCGAAAACCGCCTCTATACTTTCCTAGCCAACCCCGCGCTGCAAGTCGACCCCGTAAACCGGACCAAGGGCTGGATCAATTTCGACCGGGTCAACTTCGACGCCAAGAAGGCTACGCTCTCGGATGAGTCGCGGCAGCAGCTGCGCAATGTGGCCAGCATTCTGAAAAGCTTCCCCGGCGCCCGAGCCAAGATTGGCGGCTACACCGACAGCACCGGCACCGTGTTGGCCAACCTGAAAATCAGCCAGGACCGGGCCAATGCGGCCGTGGCTGAGCTCGTGACTATGGGCATTCCGCTCAGCCGGCTCGAAGCCAAAGGATACGGTGGCAAGCATGGCGTGGCCAGCAACGTTACGCCCGTGGGCCGGGCCTTGAACCGTCGGATCAGTATTCGGGTAACCCAGAAATAA
- a CDS encoding response regulator has protein sequence METPTRVLIYEDNSDLRASLSQLLAGSPGLELVGALGNCTQATTDVARLTPDVILMDIDMPGINGIEGLKRIKKASPQVNVVMLTVFEDNDRVFEAICAGADGYLLKKTPPVKLLDAIGEVRLGGAPMTPAIARQVLRLFPRTKPPVATATDESPANLSAREQEILGLLVEGYSYKMIAADRGISIDTVRSHIKKIYEKLHVRSMTEAVSKALRQGLT, from the coding sequence ATGGAAACTCCCACCCGCGTCCTGATTTACGAAGACAATTCTGACCTGCGGGCCAGTCTGAGTCAGCTGCTCGCCGGCTCACCGGGCTTGGAGCTGGTGGGGGCGCTGGGCAATTGCACCCAGGCCACAACCGACGTAGCCCGCCTCACGCCCGACGTCATCCTGATGGACATCGACATGCCCGGCATTAACGGAATTGAGGGCCTGAAGCGCATCAAAAAGGCCTCGCCCCAGGTGAATGTTGTGATGCTGACCGTGTTTGAGGACAACGACCGGGTGTTTGAGGCCATCTGCGCCGGCGCCGACGGCTACCTGCTCAAAAAGACGCCCCCCGTAAAGCTGCTCGACGCCATCGGGGAGGTGCGGCTCGGGGGCGCCCCCATGACGCCTGCCATTGCCCGGCAGGTACTGCGCCTGTTTCCGCGCACCAAGCCTCCGGTTGCTACCGCTACCGATGAGTCGCCGGCCAACTTGAGTGCCCGGGAGCAGGAAATTCTGGGGCTGCTAGTGGAAGGCTACAGCTACAAGATGATTGCCGCCGACCGGGGCATCAGTATCGATACGGTTCGGTCCCACATCAAGAAAATCTACGAGAAGCTGCATGTGCGCTCTATGACCGAGGCCGTGTCGAAAGCCCTGCGCCAGGGCCTGACCTAG
- a CDS encoding phytanoyl-CoA dioxygenase family protein has translation MPESLLQISSAETGRLGVRHVKRFWFHMQAKRAGHHVELTEQDWRFDNLLLNGLGLPLEETTQYLLQTAASFDEFEQWILTRNEGQLRPEQVERLNSIFCGQPYGPALRAHLQQIEAYPAVLSTDDLRFWDEHGYVVVRQAIPREQARATELAVWEALGMEPDNPASWYQKPIGKGIMMDFYHHPTLSANRQVLRIQKAFAQLWQTPDLWTTTDRTSFNPPVTEVFPFQGPHLHWDVSLQPPFHFGTQGLLYLCDTPAEQGAFCCVPGFHRHLDTWLANLPAGTDPRRVNLDAQAVPIAAQAGDFVIWHHLLPHGSSPNRGTYPRIVQYLNMYPVEFRENMEWV, from the coding sequence ATGCCTGAATCCCTACTCCAAATCAGTTCCGCGGAAACCGGCCGGTTGGGCGTCCGCCACGTCAAGCGTTTTTGGTTTCACATGCAGGCCAAACGGGCCGGCCACCACGTAGAGCTCACCGAGCAGGACTGGCGCTTCGATAACCTGCTGCTCAACGGACTGGGGTTGCCGCTGGAAGAAACCACGCAGTATCTGCTTCAAACGGCTGCCTCTTTCGACGAGTTTGAGCAGTGGATTCTCACCAGGAACGAGGGCCAGCTTCGGCCTGAGCAGGTGGAGCGGCTGAACAGCATTTTCTGCGGCCAGCCCTACGGCCCCGCCCTGCGCGCTCATCTGCAGCAAATAGAGGCCTACCCCGCTGTGCTCAGCACCGACGACTTGCGCTTCTGGGACGAGCACGGCTACGTGGTGGTGCGTCAGGCTATTCCGCGGGAGCAGGCCCGGGCCACCGAGCTGGCCGTGTGGGAGGCCCTGGGTATGGAGCCCGATAACCCAGCATCCTGGTACCAGAAACCCATTGGCAAAGGCATCATGATGGATTTCTACCACCACCCAACGCTGAGCGCCAACCGGCAAGTGCTGCGGATTCAGAAAGCCTTTGCCCAGCTCTGGCAAACTCCCGACCTGTGGACCACCACCGACCGCACCAGCTTCAACCCACCCGTTACCGAGGTGTTCCCCTTCCAGGGTCCGCACCTGCACTGGGACGTGAGTTTGCAGCCGCCCTTTCACTTCGGCACCCAGGGCCTGCTCTACCTCTGCGACACACCCGCCGAGCAGGGTGCCTTCTGCTGCGTCCCCGGCTTTCACCGCCACCTCGATACCTGGCTGGCTAACCTGCCCGCCGGCACCGACCCGCGCCGAGTAAACCTCGACGCCCAGGCTGTGCCCATTGCCGCCCAGGCCGGCGACTTCGTCATCTGGCACCACTTACTGCCCCACGGCAGCAGCCCCAACCGCGGCACGTACCCGCGCATTGTGCAGTATCTGAATATGTACCCGGTGGAGTTTCGGGAGAATATGGAGTGGGTATAA
- the aspS gene encoding aspartate--tRNA ligase — protein sequence MLRTHTCGELRPDHIGQTVTLTGWVQRTRDKGGILWIDLRDRYGLTQLALEEGVETEEVRAQARELGREYVLSVTGRVAERHSKNDKMPTGGIEIRVEKLEVLNPAKLPPFLIEDETDGGDDLRMKYRYLDLRRNTVRNNLMLRHRVAQATRRFLDGQQFIEVETPVLIKSTPEGARDFVVPSRMNPGEFYALPQSPQTFKQLLMVSGFDRYFQIVKCFRDEDLRADRQPEFTQIDCEMSFVTQEDILNTFEGLVQYLFKEVKGLEIGELPRMTYADAMRYYGNDKPDTRFEMKFVELNDVVKGQGFPVFDAAGLVVGINAHNSAMYTRKQLDELTEFVKKPQVGATGLVYARVEQDGNVKSSVDKFYSQDELQKWKAAFNAQPGDLLLILAGEPNKTRKALSELRLEMGQRMGLRDKDVFSPLWVVDFPLLEYIEEEGRYFAMHHPFTSPKPEDVALLDNPDTIGEVRANAYDMVINGVEVGGGSIRIHDRAVQARMFSLLGFSDEEAKAQFGFLLDAFEYGAPPHGGIAFGFDRLCSLFGGADSIRDFIAFPKNNSGRDVMIDSPSPISGAQLKELSIATAVEKK from the coding sequence ATGCTCCGTACGCACACTTGCGGCGAACTTCGCCCCGACCATATTGGCCAAACCGTAACCCTGACCGGCTGGGTACAGCGCACCCGCGACAAGGGCGGCATCCTCTGGATTGACCTGCGCGACCGCTACGGCCTGACCCAGCTGGCCCTGGAAGAAGGCGTCGAAACCGAAGAGGTGCGGGCCCAGGCCCGGGAACTGGGCCGCGAATACGTGCTTAGCGTGACGGGCCGCGTGGCTGAGCGCCACTCCAAAAACGACAAAATGCCAACCGGCGGCATCGAAATTCGGGTGGAGAAGCTGGAGGTGCTCAACCCGGCCAAGCTGCCGCCCTTCCTGATTGAGGACGAAACCGACGGCGGCGACGACCTGCGGATGAAGTACCGCTACCTCGACTTGCGTCGCAATACCGTGCGCAACAACCTGATGCTGCGCCACCGCGTGGCTCAAGCCACCCGCCGCTTCCTCGACGGCCAGCAGTTTATTGAAGTAGAAACCCCCGTGCTGATTAAAAGCACGCCCGAAGGGGCCCGCGACTTTGTGGTGCCCTCACGCATGAACCCCGGCGAGTTCTACGCCCTGCCCCAGTCGCCCCAGACGTTTAAGCAGCTGCTGATGGTGTCGGGCTTCGACCGGTACTTCCAGATCGTGAAGTGCTTCCGCGACGAAGACCTGCGCGCCGACCGTCAGCCGGAGTTCACCCAGATTGACTGCGAAATGTCGTTTGTGACTCAGGAGGATATTCTGAACACCTTCGAGGGCCTGGTGCAGTACCTGTTCAAGGAAGTGAAAGGCCTGGAAATCGGGGAGCTGCCCCGCATGACCTACGCCGATGCCATGCGCTACTATGGCAACGACAAGCCCGACACCCGCTTCGAAATGAAGTTTGTGGAGCTCAACGACGTGGTGAAAGGCCAGGGCTTCCCGGTGTTCGACGCGGCCGGCCTCGTGGTGGGCATCAACGCGCACAACTCGGCCATGTACACCCGCAAGCAGCTCGACGAGCTGACCGAGTTTGTGAAGAAGCCCCAGGTGGGTGCTACCGGCCTGGTGTACGCCCGCGTGGAGCAAGACGGCAACGTGAAGTCGTCGGTGGACAAGTTCTACTCCCAGGACGAGCTGCAGAAGTGGAAAGCCGCTTTCAACGCCCAGCCCGGCGACTTGCTGCTGATTTTGGCCGGGGAGCCCAACAAAACCCGCAAGGCTCTGAGCGAACTGCGCCTAGAAATGGGCCAGCGCATGGGCCTGCGCGACAAAGACGTGTTTTCGCCGCTGTGGGTCGTGGACTTTCCGCTGCTGGAGTACATCGAGGAGGAAGGCCGCTACTTCGCCATGCACCACCCCTTCACTTCGCCTAAGCCCGAGGACGTGGCCCTGCTCGACAACCCCGACACCATCGGCGAGGTGCGGGCCAATGCCTACGATATGGTCATCAACGGCGTGGAAGTGGGCGGCGGCTCTATCCGCATTCACGACCGGGCCGTGCAGGCCCGCATGTTCAGTTTGCTGGGCTTCTCGGATGAAGAAGCCAAGGCCCAGTTCGGCTTCCTGCTCGACGCCTTCGAGTACGGCGCCCCGCCCCACGGTGGCATTGCCTTCGGCTTCGACCGGCTTTGCAGCCTCTTCGGTGGCGCCGACTCCATCCGGGACTTCATTGCCTTCCCCAAAAACAACTCCGGCCGCGACGTCATGATTGACTCGCCCTCGCCCATTTCCGGCGCCCAACTCAAGGAGTTGAGCATTGCCACGGCGGTGGAGAAGAAGTAG
- a CDS encoding NADH-quinone oxidoreductase subunit N → MTSIILLSVLGIVNLFFGFLKSNKILLPAAMVILALVFGVNLIDWNTDAQSYFNNMLTIDSYSVAFTGIVVLTTLLLIPFSQKYVREGQENLAEYYSLLLFSLVGAIMMVSYNNLLMLFVGIEILSVSMYVVAGSDKRNVRSNEAALKYFLMGSFATGILLFGIALVYGATGTFQLTDINAGIVNPANASLQPMLYLGMLLMFIGISFKVSAAPFHYWTPDVYEGTPTFFTAFMSTVVKTAGFAAFFKLLIAAFNAAQGFWVPTIMAITVLTLLIGNVGAVAQNSVKRMLAYSSISHAGYLFIALVAVNAKLSANAIFFYSLAYSVATVASFAVLKLVSDQRQREDYAGFNGLAKTNPLLAFVMTVAMLSLAGIPLTGGFFGKFFTFGAAIDRGYIGLVVFAVIMSMVSIYYYLRPIIAMYMQPAEDETAEPIAVSGFQSAVLVLLALLTVVLGVLPGLFSEVFK, encoded by the coding sequence ATGACTTCCATCATTCTGCTCTCCGTTCTCGGCATCGTTAACCTGTTTTTCGGGTTCCTGAAGTCCAACAAGATCCTGCTGCCGGCAGCTATGGTCATTCTGGCCCTGGTGTTCGGCGTGAACCTCATTGATTGGAATACCGACGCTCAGTCGTATTTCAATAACATGCTCACCATCGATTCGTACTCGGTGGCTTTCACCGGCATCGTGGTCCTGACGACGCTGCTGCTGATTCCCTTCTCCCAGAAATACGTGCGGGAAGGCCAGGAAAACCTGGCCGAATACTACTCCTTGCTGCTCTTCTCGTTGGTAGGCGCCATTATGATGGTGAGCTACAACAACCTGCTGATGCTGTTCGTGGGTATCGAAATTCTGAGCGTTTCGATGTACGTGGTAGCTGGCTCCGATAAGCGCAACGTACGCTCCAACGAAGCGGCCCTGAAGTACTTCCTGATGGGCTCCTTTGCCACTGGCATTCTGCTCTTCGGCATTGCTCTGGTGTACGGCGCCACGGGCACCTTCCAGCTTACCGACATCAATGCCGGTATTGTCAATCCAGCCAATGCGTCCCTGCAGCCCATGCTCTACCTGGGCATGTTGCTCATGTTCATTGGCATCAGCTTTAAGGTGTCGGCGGCTCCCTTCCACTACTGGACACCCGACGTATACGAAGGCACGCCGACTTTCTTCACGGCCTTCATGAGCACGGTGGTAAAAACCGCTGGTTTTGCCGCTTTCTTTAAGCTGCTGATTGCCGCCTTTAATGCGGCACAGGGCTTCTGGGTGCCCACTATCATGGCCATCACCGTCCTGACGCTGCTCATTGGCAACGTGGGGGCCGTGGCCCAAAACAGCGTGAAGCGGATGCTGGCTTACTCCAGCATTTCGCACGCCGGTTACCTGTTTATTGCCCTGGTAGCCGTAAACGCCAAGCTTTCGGCCAACGCCATTTTCTTTTACTCGCTGGCTTACTCAGTGGCCACTGTAGCTTCTTTTGCCGTGCTCAAGCTGGTGTCGGATCAGCGGCAGCGTGAAGACTACGCGGGTTTCAATGGCCTGGCCAAAACCAACCCGCTGCTGGCTTTCGTGATGACCGTGGCCATGCTGTCCTTAGCCGGTATCCCACTCACGGGGGGCTTCTTTGGCAAGTTCTTCACCTTCGGCGCGGCCATCGACAGAGGCTACATTGGCCTGGTAGTATTCGCCGTGATTATGTCAATGGTGAGCATCTACTACTACCTGCGCCCTATCATTGCCATGTACATGCAGCCCGCCGAAGACGAAACGGCCGAACCGATTGCAGTAAGCGGCTTCCAGTCGGCCGTGCTGGTGCTGCTGGCGTTGCTGACGGTAGTGCTGGGTGTACTGCCGGGCTTATTCAGCGAGGTATTCAAGTAG
- a CDS encoding 3'-5' exonuclease: MQILRNISLEQVFVLDIETVPCVGCHDELNDMLRLLWEHKCHALRREKGWSSTRADVEEMPSQLEAASLFEQAGIYAEFGRVVCISVGCFTFDKQEEQWRFRVKSFADHDEVTMLREFSMLLARKPNYMLCAHNGKEFDFPYLGRRLLINGLPLPPQLDIAGKKPWEINHLDTMELWKFGDRKSYTSLSLLAAMFNIPTPKDDITGADVARVYYTDNDLPRIVHYCQKDIITTARLLQKFRGETPFPDEAVIYADAVSAVMKRV; the protein is encoded by the coding sequence ATGCAGATTTTACGCAATATTTCCCTGGAGCAGGTGTTCGTTCTCGACATCGAAACCGTCCCGTGCGTAGGCTGCCACGATGAGCTGAATGACATGCTGCGGCTGCTGTGGGAGCATAAGTGCCACGCACTGCGCCGCGAAAAAGGCTGGAGCTCGACTCGCGCCGACGTGGAGGAAATGCCTTCTCAACTCGAAGCGGCGTCCTTGTTTGAGCAGGCCGGTATCTATGCTGAATTTGGCCGGGTGGTGTGCATTTCGGTAGGTTGCTTCACGTTCGACAAACAGGAGGAGCAGTGGCGTTTCCGGGTGAAAAGCTTTGCCGACCACGATGAGGTAACTATGCTGCGCGAGTTCTCGATGCTACTGGCGCGTAAGCCCAATTATATGCTGTGCGCCCACAATGGCAAGGAATTCGACTTTCCCTACCTGGGCCGCCGTTTGCTTATCAACGGGCTGCCGCTGCCGCCCCAGCTCGATATTGCCGGCAAGAAACCCTGGGAAATTAACCACCTCGACACAATGGAGCTCTGGAAGTTCGGCGACCGGAAATCCTACACGTCCCTGTCGTTGCTGGCGGCCATGTTCAACATCCCGACGCCTAAGGACGATATTACCGGTGCCGACGTGGCCCGGGTGTACTACACCGACAACGATTTGCCGCGCATCGTGCACTACTGCCAGAAGGACATCATCACCACGGCCCGGCTGTTGCAGAAGTTTCGCGGCGAAACACCCTTTCCCGACGAGGCCGTCATTTACGCCGACGCGGTTAGCGCCGTGATGAAACGCGTGTAG
- a CDS encoding sensor histidine kinase has translation MPTKNHFQRFAHAATFPENLRRNSVRAITQSAAGGLWVGTGEGRISQLNPGTGHLEADPRWAATSAITTLQPDAQGGLWVGTETDGLWYLPATGNRQRVGQHSAQGPGEAIRALFLDQQQHVWIGTNKGLVRYQPGPKTFTSYQHQRGVAHSLPDNVVLSVFQDRSGLLWTGTEGGISSFEARPSAFLAYPGLAGNPNGPVWAVAEDASGVVWVGTERMGLVSYNPATGQRRQFRHDPRNPGSLSEDFVRAVCVDRQGRLWVGTQSQGLDCLEPGASRFVHYRHNPAVKTSISEDFIRTIYEDPGGRLWVGTEGGLNRFEPTQNGFITFRNVPNDSHSLSNNFVRVVHQDRTGFIWVGTGGGGLCRYNPATGQFSAFHTDDRNPRSLSSNFVRSILEDHRGQLWVGTEGGGLCRVDDAGRGVFTTFREPQGLPNDVVYGILEDARHHLWLSTNKGLARFTPASGQFYTFDTRDGLPFDEFNAGGYYASPTGRMYFGGVEGLVSFNPAAVLTNSVPPPVVLTGFRKFNQLVELDTSISVRRRIVLAPSDYFFSLEFAALNFRLPEKNRYAYRLENFDPGWVQAGTKREATYTNLDPGTYTFRVRATNNDGIWNARGTALTIVVQPHWYGTWWFRILVSWVLFGLLFLAYRLRVRQLLALERVRHNIARDLHDDMGSTLSSISILSQIARTHQHNQRTEQATALLDQIGDSSRRMLDAMDDIVWTINPAHDSMEDVVARMRSFASDVLEARGIDFTFRADPSVTGLRLNMRARREFFLLFKEAVNNLAKYAQCNQAAISLTYEHHRLLLTVQDDGVGFDPSAPAQGGGNGLTNMRSRAAAMKGALDIQTAPGQGTVLRLSVPL, from the coding sequence GTGCCCACCAAAAACCACTTCCAGCGTTTTGCCCACGCGGCGACCTTTCCCGAAAATCTGCGCCGTAACTCCGTGCGGGCCATTACCCAGTCGGCTGCCGGCGGGCTATGGGTCGGGACTGGGGAAGGCCGTATCAGCCAACTCAATCCTGGCACGGGCCACCTCGAAGCCGACCCGCGCTGGGCTGCCACCAGCGCCATTACGACCCTGCAGCCCGATGCGCAGGGCGGCCTGTGGGTGGGCACCGAAACCGACGGCCTCTGGTACTTGCCCGCTACCGGCAATCGGCAGCGCGTTGGTCAGCACTCCGCTCAAGGGCCCGGGGAAGCCATCCGGGCCCTGTTTCTCGACCAGCAGCAGCACGTCTGGATTGGTACCAACAAAGGCCTGGTGCGTTACCAGCCGGGCCCGAAAACCTTCACCAGCTACCAGCACCAGCGCGGTGTGGCTCACTCCCTGCCCGACAACGTGGTGCTCTCCGTGTTTCAGGACCGCTCAGGTCTGCTCTGGACTGGCACCGAGGGCGGCATCAGCAGCTTCGAGGCGCGGCCCAGCGCGTTTTTGGCCTACCCCGGCCTGGCTGGCAACCCCAACGGACCAGTATGGGCCGTGGCCGAAGATGCCAGCGGCGTAGTATGGGTGGGCACCGAAAGGATGGGCCTGGTCAGTTACAACCCCGCCACCGGCCAGCGTCGGCAGTTTCGGCACGACCCCCGGAACCCCGGCAGCCTGAGCGAGGATTTCGTGCGGGCCGTGTGCGTCGACCGGCAGGGGCGGCTGTGGGTGGGCACCCAAAGCCAGGGCCTCGACTGCCTGGAGCCCGGGGCCTCCCGTTTCGTGCACTACCGCCACAACCCCGCGGTGAAAACCAGCATCAGCGAGGATTTTATCCGCACCATTTACGAGGACCCCGGCGGCCGGCTGTGGGTAGGCACCGAGGGCGGACTGAACCGCTTCGAGCCGACCCAAAATGGCTTTATCACCTTCCGCAATGTGCCTAACGACTCGCATAGCCTCAGCAACAACTTCGTGCGCGTGGTGCACCAGGACCGCACCGGTTTCATCTGGGTGGGTACCGGAGGGGGCGGGCTGTGCCGCTATAATCCCGCCACGGGGCAGTTTTCGGCTTTTCACACCGACGACCGGAACCCGCGCAGCCTGAGTAGCAACTTCGTGCGCTCCATCCTGGAAGACCACCGCGGCCAGCTCTGGGTGGGTACCGAAGGCGGCGGCCTCTGCCGCGTCGACGATGCCGGGCGGGGCGTGTTTACCACCTTCCGGGAACCCCAGGGGTTGCCCAACGACGTGGTATATGGCATCCTGGAAGATGCCCGGCACCACCTGTGGCTTTCCACTAATAAGGGCCTGGCCCGCTTTACGCCGGCCAGCGGGCAGTTCTACACCTTCGATACCCGCGACGGGCTGCCTTTCGACGAGTTTAACGCCGGCGGTTACTACGCCAGTCCCACCGGGCGAATGTACTTCGGCGGGGTAGAGGGGTTGGTCAGCTTCAACCCGGCCGCGGTACTCACCAACTCCGTGCCGCCGCCGGTGGTGCTCACTGGCTTCCGCAAGTTCAACCAGCTCGTAGAGCTCGATACCAGTATCAGTGTGCGCCGCCGCATCGTGCTGGCTCCGAGCGACTATTTTTTCTCCCTGGAGTTTGCGGCCCTCAACTTCCGTCTGCCGGAGAAAAACCGCTATGCTTACCGGCTCGAAAACTTCGACCCGGGCTGGGTGCAGGCCGGCACCAAGCGCGAGGCTACCTATACCAACCTCGACCCCGGGACCTACACCTTCCGGGTGCGGGCCACCAACAACGACGGAATCTGGAATGCACGGGGTACGGCTCTGACCATTGTGGTGCAGCCCCACTGGTACGGCACCTGGTGGTTTCGGATTCTGGTTAGCTGGGTGCTGTTCGGACTGCTGTTTTTGGCTTACCGCCTGCGGGTGCGCCAGTTGCTGGCCCTGGAGCGGGTGCGCCACAATATTGCCCGCGACCTGCACGACGATATGGGCTCCACGCTCAGCAGCATTTCCATTCTGAGTCAGATTGCCCGCACCCACCAGCACAATCAGCGCACCGAGCAGGCCACCGCCCTGCTCGACCAGATTGGCGACAGTTCGCGCCGTATGCTGGATGCCATGGACGACATCGTCTGGACCATTAACCCGGCCCACGACTCGATGGAAGACGTGGTGGCCCGCATGCGCAGTTTTGCCTCCGACGTGCTCGAAGCCCGCGGCATCGACTTCACCTTCCGCGCCGACCCGTCGGTGACGGGACTGCGCCTGAACATGCGGGCCCGGCGGGAGTTTTTCCTGCTGTTCAAGGAAGCCGTAAATAACCTAGCCAAGTACGCCCAGTGCAATCAGGCCGCTATTTCGCTCACCTACGAGCACCACCGCCTGCTGCTCACGGTGCAAGACGACGGCGTGGGCTTCGACCCCAGTGCCCCGGCCCAGGGTGGTGGCAACGGCCTGACCAACATGCGCAGCCGGGCCGCCGCCATGAAGGGGGCACTCGACATTCAGACTGCACCCGGCCAGGGTACCGTGTTACGCCTGAGCGTGCCGCTATAG